From a single Microbacterium murale genomic region:
- a CDS encoding FAD-dependent oxidoreductase: MRSDAVGIAVIGGGVMGLATAWELARRGHRPVLLEQFARGHVQGASHGATRNFNNAYQDEHYLDLLVRAREGWDALGSPGGEPLLRMHGLVSHGDVDIASVRSRLVERGIPAEILDAAEARRRWPGMRFDDAALWSSDAGVVRASAALVELERRIVAAGGEVRWETPVRDIVEDASGVALALPGAPLHAETVVVTAGAWTGRLLGGIRLPRLRVTEETPAHFTPLSDDAWPSFNHYVDTDRFPATVYGMPTPGEGVKVGFHGVGDEVDPDARPHRTTHADALAAYVREWMPGLDASSAAPISCTYTSTDDGTFILDRQDRIVVGAGFSGHGFKFATGVGAVLADLALDAGARAAEPFRLR, from the coding sequence GTGAGATCGGATGCAGTGGGCATCGCCGTCATCGGCGGTGGTGTGATGGGACTGGCGACGGCATGGGAATTGGCCCGTCGCGGCCATCGACCGGTGCTGCTAGAGCAGTTCGCCCGCGGTCACGTGCAAGGCGCGTCGCATGGCGCGACCCGCAACTTCAACAATGCCTATCAGGACGAGCACTATCTCGATCTGCTCGTGCGCGCCCGCGAGGGCTGGGACGCCCTCGGCTCCCCCGGCGGCGAACCGCTGCTGCGGATGCACGGGCTGGTCAGTCACGGCGACGTCGACATCGCCTCGGTTCGCAGTCGGCTCGTCGAGCGCGGCATCCCGGCCGAGATCCTGGATGCTGCGGAGGCGAGGCGGCGCTGGCCCGGTATGCGCTTCGACGATGCCGCGCTCTGGTCATCCGATGCGGGCGTGGTGCGAGCATCCGCCGCTCTTGTCGAACTGGAGCGGCGGATCGTCGCGGCAGGCGGCGAAGTGCGCTGGGAGACGCCGGTGCGGGACATCGTCGAAGACGCCTCCGGCGTCGCGCTCGCGCTGCCGGGTGCCCCGCTGCATGCGGAGACCGTCGTGGTCACCGCCGGCGCCTGGACCGGTCGACTTCTCGGCGGGATCCGGCTTCCCCGGTTGAGGGTGACAGAGGAGACGCCGGCGCACTTCACGCCGCTCTCCGACGACGCGTGGCCGTCGTTCAACCACTACGTCGACACAGATCGCTTCCCCGCCACCGTCTACGGGATGCCGACACCGGGTGAAGGCGTCAAGGTCGGATTCCACGGCGTCGGCGACGAAGTCGATCCGGATGCTCGGCCGCACCGCACCACGCACGCAGATGCCCTCGCAGCGTACGTACGGGAATGGATGCCAGGACTCGATGCATCGTCGGCTGCGCCGATCAGCTGCACCTACACGTCGACCGACGACGGCACTTTCATCCTTGATCGTCAGGATCGGATCGTGGTCGGCGCCGGCTTCTCCGGGCACGGTTTCAAGTTCGCCACCGGAGTCGGCGCCGTCCTCGCGGACCTCGCCCTCGACGCGGGAGCGCGCGCCGCAGAGCCGTTCCGGCTGCGCTGA
- a CDS encoding GuaB3 family IMP dehydrogenase-related protein, translating into MDIELGRGKRARRAYTFDDIAVVPSRRTRNPEDVSTGWSIDAYQFDTPIIGAPMDSVVSPKTAIMLGQLGGLGVLDLEGVWTRYEDPEPLLAEIAGLPAAKATVRMQQLYSEPIKPELIKARLAEIREAGVTVAGSLTPQRTQELYETVVAAGVDLFVIRGTTVSAEHVSSVAEPLNLKKFIYDLDVPVIVGGAATYTAALHLMRTGAAGVLVGFGGGAASTTRATLGIHAPMATAVSDVAAARRDYLDESGGRYVHVIADGGVGTSGDIVKALAMGADAVMLGVALARATDAPGHGFHWGPEAHHPQLPRGHRVAVDGIATLEEILYGPAPVADGTANLIGALRKSMATTGYSDLKEFQRVEVVLAPYHS; encoded by the coding sequence ATGGACATCGAACTCGGCCGAGGCAAGCGCGCGCGTCGCGCGTACACGTTCGACGACATCGCGGTGGTGCCGTCGCGGCGAACCCGCAACCCAGAAGACGTCTCGACCGGCTGGTCGATCGACGCCTACCAGTTCGACACCCCGATCATCGGTGCGCCGATGGATTCGGTCGTCAGCCCCAAGACGGCGATCATGCTGGGTCAGCTCGGCGGCCTCGGGGTTCTCGACCTCGAAGGCGTCTGGACGCGCTACGAAGATCCGGAGCCGCTGCTCGCCGAGATCGCCGGCCTCCCGGCCGCCAAAGCGACAGTGCGGATGCAGCAGCTCTACTCCGAGCCGATCAAACCCGAACTCATCAAGGCGCGCCTCGCCGAGATTCGCGAAGCGGGCGTCACGGTCGCTGGATCGCTCACCCCGCAGCGTACCCAGGAGCTCTACGAGACCGTCGTCGCCGCCGGCGTCGATCTGTTCGTGATCCGCGGCACGACCGTCTCGGCGGAGCACGTCTCCAGCGTCGCCGAGCCGCTGAACCTGAAGAAGTTCATCTACGACCTCGACGTACCCGTCATCGTCGGCGGTGCCGCCACCTACACCGCTGCTCTCCACCTCATGCGCACAGGCGCAGCCGGAGTCCTCGTCGGATTCGGCGGGGGAGCGGCCTCGACCACTCGAGCGACACTCGGCATCCACGCCCCGATGGCCACCGCGGTCTCCGACGTCGCGGCCGCACGTCGCGACTACCTCGACGAGTCGGGCGGACGCTATGTGCACGTGATCGCCGACGGCGGCGTCGGCACGTCCGGCGACATCGTCAAGGCGCTCGCCATGGGTGCGGATGCCGTCATGCTCGGTGTCGCACTCGCACGTGCCACGGATGCTCCAGGACACGGCTTCCACTGGGGACCAGAGGCGCATCACCCGCAGCTTCCCCGCGGGCACCGCGTCGCGGTCGACGGCATCGCCACACTCGAGGAGATCCTCTACGGGCCTGCGCCAGTGGCCGACGGAACCGCCAACCTCATCGGTGCTCTGCGCAAATCGATGGCGACCACCGGATACTCCGACCTCAAGGAATTCCAGCGCGTCGAGGTCGTGCTCGCCCCGTACCACTCTTGA
- a CDS encoding SURF1 family protein: MLRPRWIGVLVLALVVAGVFAFLGQWQLERAIDTEPPPAGVTEEVRPLSDVVEPGQYLPEPYVGQRVETAGTWVAGDFLIVSSRFNDGAEGYWVTGQLRVDERTSIAVAVGWAPDRESADAAASALEDRAAGTEATITGRVISDEGTSLPRTDDPFGMDRMSPAMLLSQWHDTEQLSVYRPYLASVDAPEGLVDIDSPAPDELSNVNWLNIFYAIEWAVFAGFAFYIWYRLAKDRWELEVEAFEDSGDQAS; the protein is encoded by the coding sequence ATGCTGCGGCCCCGCTGGATCGGCGTTCTGGTGCTCGCGCTGGTCGTCGCCGGAGTCTTCGCGTTCCTCGGTCAGTGGCAGCTCGAGCGCGCCATCGACACCGAGCCGCCCCCTGCCGGGGTCACCGAAGAAGTGCGTCCCCTCAGCGACGTCGTCGAGCCCGGTCAGTACCTGCCAGAACCCTACGTCGGGCAGCGGGTCGAGACCGCCGGCACCTGGGTCGCCGGTGACTTCCTGATCGTGTCCTCCCGCTTCAATGACGGCGCAGAGGGCTACTGGGTCACCGGACAGCTCCGTGTCGATGAGCGCACCTCGATCGCCGTGGCTGTCGGGTGGGCTCCGGACAGAGAGTCGGCGGATGCCGCGGCATCCGCTCTGGAAGATCGGGCCGCGGGTACCGAGGCGACGATCACCGGCCGCGTCATCTCCGACGAGGGCACGAGCCTCCCGAGGACCGACGACCCCTTCGGCATGGACCGCATGTCCCCGGCCATGCTGCTCAGCCAGTGGCACGACACCGAGCAGCTGTCGGTCTATCGTCCTTATCTCGCGTCGGTCGACGCGCCGGAGGGCCTTGTCGACATCGACTCGCCCGCGCCAGACGAGCTGTCAAACGTGAACTGGCTGAACATCTTCTACGCGATCGAATGGGCCGTGTTCGCCGGCTTCGCGTTCTACATCTGGTATCGCCTGGCGAAGGATCGCTGGGAGCTCGAGGTCGAAGCGTTCGAGGACTCAGGCGACCAGGCGTCCTGA
- a CDS encoding ExeM/NucH family extracellular endonuclease, which produces MMSAPDDRNLGVSVSHRTGRGRIGTLAATCVFALGAGALVASPAFADTSGTGVVINEAYLSGGSAGAAFTNKFVELYNPTAAPITLDGMSLQYRSATGTGAFNGVAPLTGVIPAGGYFLVQGNSNGTAGAALPTPDAVTTLTPSGTNGTLALVEGTTAVSLTPGSVAGVDGVVDLLGYGTSNTFETAAATPPAGNTDVKSLNRTGGVDTDVNSADFTLSASITPQGSGGTGPTDPTDPVDPTAVSIAEVQGTTDASPLDGQAVTVEGIVTGDYRVGGYKGISIQTAGSGGEPDATPGASDGVFVYLNALAPALEIGDLVSVTGTVSEYFGQTQIAPASVEAVSVVTAGVGVPAATPLPETVIGADREAYENMFVAPSGTYRLASSHQLYNYGTLWLNPGDLNVKSTETTRPGADAGAIAAANRADRILLDDGWNSQVTSGDHTGEQPYFTTDTVVRNGDVVDFADNGYVLQYGFEDWRLQPVVAIDDASDAADKATFTTENPRTDTAPEVGGDVQVGAFNVFNYFTTLQSENPEARGAKTAELFATQKSKIVTAINDLDADVVALMEIENSIHFGKPVDTAVADLVDGLNEAAGTDVWDFVPTPAALLDTDTDVITNAIIYKKDAVTPVGDSATVVDEAVWGNAREPIAQTFDADGKIVSVVANHFKSKSGDGDEPADGQGHFNADRVAQAQSLLGFTETLAETSGSEDILLLGDFNAYGQEDPIDVFAQAGWTDLVPAADAGYTYTFDGELGSLDHAIASPSLAESVTGTGVWGINSPEWSDRGYEFGAAEAGTPFRSSDHDPVIVGLSSEIPPVSIDVVTINDFHGRIEADGVAAGAAVLAGAVQSVRDANPNTVFAAAGDLIGASTFTSFINDDNPTIDALNAAGLDVSAAGNHEFDQGWEDLRDRVQDRADWEYISSNVFLTETGETALAPAWVTEMEGVDVGFIGAVTEELDSLVSPEGIADLEVRGIVDSVNAVADDLTDGDTANGEADVLILLVHEGATSTDVATITPDSALGEIVAGVDDSVSAIVSAHTHLAYNHVIDGRPVISAGQYGENFGLMNLQVDPESKELLSITNEIKPLTKTEKDPVTGKDVITPLYDADGEVQAIVDAAKAEADVLGAESVGAITGDFNRARQTNGSENRGGESTIGNFVADVHKWATGADIAIMNPGGIRANLAYAGTGEQDADGNVTFREAATVQPFANTLVTLNLTGTQLKGVLEEQWQPEGASRPFLKLGISEGLQYTYDPTAAAGERITSITLNGEPIDPAASYVVAANSFLAAGGDNFFTFAEGTGKADTGKIDLQSMVDWFDANGTATPDLAQRAVGVTLSAADADGYSAGDQVTIDLSSLAFSGGDAAPAEATVSLGETVLATGAVDATIVDTTDEAGRVSLTFTVPEGVTGEQQLTVATADGTSVQVPFTITGEGGGGEFTGTIEVGAKTVSAGKSLTVTGADFVPGETVAISLESKKGKVIELGTAVVDENGSFSSAVTVPKKTDAGKYTVIVAQEDGDQATGTVTVNRGGGGGVVRDILDWLWDLVSGWF; this is translated from the coding sequence ATGATGTCAGCCCCTGACGACAGGAACCTCGGGGTTTCTGTGTCGCACCGCACAGGCAGGGGCCGAATCGGCACCCTCGCCGCGACCTGTGTCTTCGCCCTCGGCGCCGGCGCTCTGGTCGCCTCGCCCGCCTTCGCAGACACCTCGGGCACGGGGGTGGTCATCAATGAGGCGTATCTCTCCGGCGGAAGTGCAGGGGCCGCGTTCACGAACAAGTTCGTCGAGCTCTACAACCCGACGGCCGCGCCGATCACCCTCGACGGCATGTCGCTGCAGTACCGTTCCGCGACGGGAACCGGCGCCTTCAACGGCGTGGCACCGCTCACCGGCGTGATTCCGGCAGGCGGCTACTTCCTCGTGCAGGGCAACAGCAACGGCACGGCCGGCGCTGCGCTGCCGACGCCGGATGCTGTCACCACTCTGACTCCGAGCGGCACCAACGGTACGCTCGCCCTCGTCGAGGGCACAACCGCCGTGAGCCTCACCCCCGGCTCGGTCGCGGGCGTCGATGGGGTCGTCGACCTGCTCGGCTACGGCACGTCGAACACGTTCGAGACCGCAGCGGCCACCCCTCCGGCGGGCAACACCGACGTGAAGTCCCTGAACCGCACGGGCGGAGTCGACACCGACGTCAACAGTGCCGACTTCACTCTGTCGGCCTCCATCACCCCGCAGGGCTCGGGCGGCACGGGTCCGACGGACCCCACCGATCCGGTCGACCCGACCGCGGTGTCGATCGCCGAGGTGCAGGGAACGACCGACGCCTCTCCGCTCGACGGACAGGCCGTCACGGTCGAGGGCATCGTCACCGGCGACTACCGCGTCGGCGGCTACAAGGGCATCTCGATCCAGACCGCAGGCAGCGGCGGCGAACCCGACGCCACACCCGGCGCATCCGACGGCGTCTTCGTCTACCTGAACGCGCTCGCGCCCGCACTGGAGATCGGCGACCTCGTCTCGGTCACCGGCACCGTCTCGGAGTACTTCGGGCAGACCCAGATCGCTCCGGCATCCGTCGAAGCCGTCTCGGTCGTCACCGCCGGAGTCGGCGTTCCCGCGGCCACGCCGCTGCCGGAGACCGTGATCGGCGCGGACCGTGAGGCCTACGAGAACATGTTCGTGGCCCCCTCCGGCACCTATCGCCTGGCATCCAGCCACCAGCTGTACAACTACGGCACGCTCTGGCTGAACCCCGGCGATCTCAACGTCAAGAGCACCGAGACGACGCGCCCGGGCGCGGACGCGGGCGCCATCGCGGCGGCGAACCGAGCCGACCGCATCCTGCTCGACGACGGCTGGAACTCGCAGGTCACCAGCGGCGATCACACCGGCGAGCAGCCCTACTTCACGACCGACACCGTTGTGCGCAATGGAGACGTCGTCGACTTCGCCGACAACGGCTATGTGCTGCAGTACGGCTTCGAGGACTGGCGCCTGCAGCCGGTCGTCGCGATCGACGACGCGAGTGACGCGGCCGACAAGGCGACGTTCACCACCGAGAACCCGCGCACCGACACCGCCCCTGAAGTCGGCGGCGATGTGCAGGTCGGCGCGTTCAACGTCTTCAACTACTTCACGACCCTGCAGAGCGAGAACCCCGAGGCACGCGGCGCAAAGACGGCAGAGCTGTTCGCCACGCAGAAGTCGAAGATCGTCACAGCGATCAACGATCTGGACGCTGACGTCGTCGCGCTCATGGAGATCGAGAACTCGATTCACTTCGGTAAGCCCGTCGACACGGCTGTGGCCGACTTGGTCGACGGACTCAACGAGGCAGCAGGGACGGACGTCTGGGACTTCGTGCCCACGCCGGCTGCTCTGCTCGACACCGACACCGACGTGATCACGAACGCGATCATCTACAAGAAGGATGCCGTCACCCCCGTCGGCGACAGCGCCACCGTGGTCGACGAGGCCGTGTGGGGTAACGCCCGCGAGCCGATCGCGCAGACCTTCGACGCCGACGGCAAGATCGTCTCGGTGGTCGCGAACCACTTCAAGTCGAAGTCCGGCGACGGCGACGAGCCCGCCGACGGTCAGGGCCACTTCAACGCCGACCGCGTCGCGCAGGCGCAGTCGTTGCTCGGATTCACCGAGACTCTGGCCGAGACCAGTGGGAGCGAGGACATCCTGCTGCTGGGTGACTTCAACGCCTACGGCCAGGAAGACCCGATCGACGTGTTCGCGCAGGCCGGCTGGACCGACCTCGTGCCCGCTGCGGATGCCGGATACACCTACACGTTCGACGGCGAACTCGGCTCGCTCGATCACGCGATCGCGTCGCCCTCGCTCGCCGAGTCGGTCACCGGCACCGGCGTGTGGGGCATCAACTCCCCGGAGTGGAGCGATCGCGGCTACGAGTTCGGCGCAGCCGAGGCCGGCACGCCGTTCCGCTCGAGCGACCACGACCCGGTGATCGTCGGCCTCTCCAGTGAGATCCCGCCGGTGAGCATCGACGTCGTCACGATCAACGACTTCCACGGTCGGATCGAGGCGGACGGCGTCGCGGCAGGTGCGGCGGTACTCGCAGGCGCCGTGCAGTCGGTGCGTGACGCGAACCCGAACACTGTGTTCGCAGCCGCCGGCGACCTCATCGGGGCATCCACGTTCACGTCTTTCATCAACGACGACAACCCGACGATCGACGCGCTCAACGCCGCCGGGCTCGATGTGAGTGCGGCCGGAAACCACGAGTTCGATCAGGGCTGGGAAGACCTCCGCGACCGCGTGCAGGATCGCGCGGACTGGGAGTACATCTCGTCGAACGTGTTCCTCACCGAGACCGGTGAGACCGCGCTCGCCCCTGCATGGGTCACCGAGATGGAGGGCGTCGACGTCGGCTTCATCGGCGCGGTCACGGAAGAGCTCGACTCGCTCGTGTCGCCCGAGGGCATCGCCGATCTCGAGGTGCGCGGCATCGTCGATTCGGTGAACGCCGTGGCAGACGACCTCACCGACGGCGACACCGCCAACGGCGAGGCGGATGTGCTCATCCTGCTCGTGCACGAGGGCGCCACCTCCACCGACGTTGCGACCATCACGCCGGACTCGGCACTCGGCGAGATCGTCGCCGGTGTCGATGACAGCGTGAGCGCGATCGTCTCGGCGCACACCCACCTCGCGTACAACCATGTCATCGACGGCCGTCCGGTCATCTCCGCCGGTCAGTACGGCGAGAACTTCGGTCTGATGAACCTGCAGGTCGACCCCGAGTCGAAGGAGCTGCTCTCGATCACCAACGAGATCAAGCCGCTCACGAAGACCGAGAAGGACCCGGTCACCGGCAAGGACGTCATCACGCCGCTGTACGACGCCGACGGCGAAGTCCAGGCGATCGTCGACGCGGCCAAGGCCGAGGCGGATGTGCTCGGTGCCGAGTCGGTCGGTGCGATCACCGGCGACTTCAACCGCGCTCGTCAGACGAACGGCTCGGAGAACCGCGGCGGCGAGTCGACGATCGGCAACTTCGTCGCTGACGTGCACAAATGGGCGACGGGCGCGGACATCGCGATCATGAACCCGGGCGGCATCAGGGCGAACCTGGCGTACGCGGGCACCGGCGAGCAGGATGCCGACGGCAACGTCACGTTCCGCGAAGCCGCGACCGTTCAACCGTTCGCCAACACGCTCGTCACGCTGAACCTCACCGGCACGCAGCTGAAGGGCGTGCTGGAGGAGCAGTGGCAACCGGAAGGCGCGAGCCGTCCGTTCCTGAAGCTCGGCATCTCGGAGGGTCTGCAGTACACGTACGACCCGACGGCGGCAGCAGGGGAGCGGATCACATCGATCACCCTGAACGGCGAGCCCATCGATCCCGCGGCGTCGTACGTCGTCGCGGCGAACTCGTTCCTCGCGGCCGGTGGAGACAACTTCTTCACCTTCGCGGAGGGCACGGGCAAGGCCGACACAGGCAAGATCGACCTGCAGTCGATGGTCGACTGGTTCGATGCCAACGGCACGGCGACGCCCGACCTCGCGCAGCGCGCGGTCGGCGTGACGCTGAGCGCAGCGGATGCAGACGGCTACAGCGCCGGCGATCAGGTCACGATCGACCTGTCATCGCTGGCGTTCAGCGGGGGAGATGCCGCACCGGCTGAGGCCACCGTCTCGCTCGGAGAAACGGTTCTCGCCACGGGCGCCGTCGACGCGACGATCGTCGACACGACGGATGAGGCAGGACGCGTGAGCCTGACGTTCACGGTTCCGGAGGGGGTGACCGGGGAGCAGCAGCTCACCGTCGCCACCGCAGACGGGACGAGCGTGCAGGTGCCGTTCACGATCACGGGTGAAGGTGGCGGCGGCGAGTTCACCGGCACCATCGAGGTCGGCGCGAAGACAGTCAGCGCGGGCAAGAGCCTCACCGTCACCGGTGCGGATTTCGTGCCCGGTGAGACCGTGGCGATCTCGCTCGAATCGAAGAAGGGCAAGGTGATCGAGCTCGGCACTGCCGTCGTGGACGAGAACGGCAGCTTCAGCAGCGCGGTCACGGTTCCCAAGAAGACGGATGCCGGCAAGTACACGGTCATCGTCGCTCAGGAGGACGGTGACCAGGCCACCGGCACGGTCACCGTCAACCGCGGTGGCGGTGGCGGTGTGGTCCGCGACATCCTCGACTGGCTGTGGGATCTCGTCAGCGGCTGGTTCTGA
- a CDS encoding glyoxalase, protein MNTIDTITLEVSDLSAAEAFYAQAFSLGDRLRLRQSDDATSGFRGYTLSLIVSQPANAQLLLDDAIAAGAAVVKPAAKSLWGFGGAVQAPDGAVWNIATSSKKDTAAPSRTIDSVVLLLGVDDVKASKAFYVERGVPAGKSFGSYVDFKTAEGSIGLGLYKRAALAKSVNVPSEGSGSHRIRIQGALGEVTAPDGFRWEQAV, encoded by the coding sequence ATGAACACCATCGACACCATCACACTCGAAGTCTCCGACCTGTCAGCCGCTGAAGCGTTCTACGCGCAGGCCTTCTCTCTCGGAGATCGGCTTCGCCTTCGCCAATCGGATGACGCGACCTCCGGGTTCCGCGGATACACGCTCTCGCTCATCGTGTCGCAGCCCGCGAACGCGCAGCTGCTGCTCGACGACGCCATCGCCGCTGGCGCCGCAGTGGTCAAGCCGGCGGCGAAGTCGCTGTGGGGCTTCGGTGGCGCGGTCCAGGCTCCCGACGGCGCGGTGTGGAACATCGCCACCTCTTCGAAGAAGGACACTGCCGCGCCGAGTCGCACGATCGACAGCGTCGTACTGCTGCTCGGCGTCGACGACGTCAAAGCGAGCAAGGCGTTCTATGTCGAGCGGGGCGTTCCCGCCGGTAAGAGCTTCGGCAGCTACGTCGACTTCAAGACCGCTGAAGGGTCCATCGGTCTGGGCCTGTACAAGCGTGCAGCGCTGGCGAAGTCCGTCAACGTGCCGAGCGAGGGATCCGGATCGCACCGTATCCGGATCCAGGGCGCGCTGGGTGAGGTCACAGCTCCTGACGGCTTCCGTTGGGAGCAGGCCGTCTGA
- a CDS encoding DeoR/GlpR family DNA-binding transcription regulator gives MEASAPTHRRRLPAGRKADLATYVEQTGQVTVGDLATHFEVSIDTIRRDLDQLDREGVLIRTHGGAVSAASGQLKDRALDVRLRMQTEEKERIARLASNLVEDGSVIMLNAGTTTLAVARALRNHRDLTIATNNLRIPAEIAPSAFRDLYVFGGAVRAITQATTGPVTFTMTPGGPDVDIRCDLAIIAVGAVDESGYSTSNLGDAAMMSEMIQRADRTAILADSSKFDRRLFAQVTGLERADFFVTNTPPTPRLLAALAQADVEVITP, from the coding sequence ATGGAAGCATCTGCACCGACGCATCGACGCCGCCTTCCCGCCGGAAGAAAGGCCGATCTCGCCACTTACGTCGAGCAGACCGGGCAGGTCACGGTCGGTGATCTCGCCACGCACTTCGAGGTGTCGATCGACACGATCCGACGAGATCTGGATCAGCTGGATCGCGAGGGCGTACTCATTCGCACTCACGGAGGTGCTGTCAGCGCAGCGAGCGGACAGCTCAAGGACCGCGCCCTCGACGTGCGCCTGCGTATGCAGACGGAGGAGAAGGAGCGGATCGCTCGCCTCGCCAGCAACCTCGTCGAGGACGGCTCCGTGATCATGCTCAATGCCGGCACGACGACGCTCGCCGTCGCGCGGGCACTACGCAACCACCGCGACCTGACGATCGCGACGAACAACCTACGGATCCCGGCGGAGATCGCGCCGTCCGCGTTCCGCGACCTTTATGTGTTCGGCGGTGCCGTGCGCGCCATCACGCAAGCGACTACCGGCCCTGTGACATTCACGATGACGCCAGGCGGCCCGGACGTGGACATCCGCTGCGACCTCGCCATCATCGCGGTCGGCGCCGTCGACGAGTCGGGGTATTCGACGTCCAATCTCGGCGATGCGGCGATGATGTCCGAGATGATCCAGCGCGCCGACCGGACCGCGATTCTCGCCGACTCATCCAAGTTCGATCGACGTCTCTTCGCACAGGTCACCGGACTGGAGCGCGCTGATTTCTTCGTCACGAACACTCCGCCGACGCCGAGACTCCTCGCCGCGCTCGCACAAGCGGACGTCGAGGTGATCACACCGTAG
- a CDS encoding ABC transporter substrate-binding protein: MSTQQRGHARRIVSATTAAATLIALAGCAPSAGSDNAGDGDVTIEFAQWWEPELPDGEFRALIDEFEDANPGITVDLVSGPYASTKEQLFAGAASGTMPDVVGLDGAWVNDFASQGVIADLSALMEEYDYDDSELASQIQVDGSTYMIPVVNFVYPMFTNDTLLAEAGVTAPPTTRTEFADAAAKVSALGGDASGWVLPLSLEAPNGVQNDVMSWVWASGGSMLKDGQPDLTNDEVTSAVDFIGGLWDDGSIASGSFTMKEQDKVEEFTNGRVGMMIDSLAHINLIRETNPDLKFSISALPAEDGYDGERGIPYASWGIGVAENSENKEAAFKLVEFLMSEDTNSELSTMAKAFPGNSKSVPDFVNDDELFKKAFEIYQAGYPANEFTGLPVAEELMRVLGEQLQAAFDGQQSIDDALKRAQDAWMAEF; encoded by the coding sequence ATGAGCACACAGCAACGGGGACACGCCCGACGAATCGTCAGCGCCACCACAGCGGCAGCAACGCTCATAGCGCTGGCCGGCTGCGCGCCCAGCGCCGGCAGCGACAACGCCGGTGACGGTGACGTGACGATCGAGTTCGCGCAGTGGTGGGAACCTGAGCTCCCCGACGGCGAGTTTCGCGCGTTGATCGACGAGTTCGAGGATGCGAACCCTGGGATCACGGTCGATCTCGTGAGCGGGCCCTACGCCTCCACCAAGGAGCAGCTTTTCGCCGGGGCTGCATCCGGCACCATGCCCGACGTCGTGGGCCTTGACGGCGCCTGGGTGAACGATTTCGCCTCGCAGGGCGTCATCGCCGACCTGAGCGCGCTCATGGAGGAGTACGACTACGACGACAGTGAACTGGCGAGCCAGATCCAGGTCGACGGCAGCACCTACATGATCCCCGTCGTGAACTTCGTCTACCCGATGTTCACGAACGACACCCTGCTGGCCGAGGCGGGCGTCACCGCGCCGCCGACCACCCGCACCGAGTTCGCGGATGCTGCCGCCAAGGTCTCCGCCCTCGGCGGCGATGCGTCCGGCTGGGTCCTCCCGCTTTCGCTCGAAGCGCCGAACGGCGTGCAGAACGATGTGATGTCGTGGGTCTGGGCCTCGGGAGGCTCGATGCTCAAGGACGGTCAGCCGGACCTGACGAACGACGAAGTCACCTCGGCTGTCGACTTCATCGGCGGCCTCTGGGACGACGGCTCGATCGCCTCCGGTTCCTTCACCATGAAGGAGCAGGACAAGGTCGAGGAGTTCACCAACGGTCGTGTCGGCATGATGATCGACTCGCTCGCGCACATCAACCTGATCCGCGAGACGAACCCCGACCTGAAATTCTCGATCTCGGCGCTCCCCGCTGAAGACGGATACGACGGCGAACGCGGCATCCCGTACGCATCGTGGGGGATCGGCGTCGCAGAGAACTCCGAGAACAAGGAAGCCGCGTTCAAGCTCGTCGAGTTCCTGATGAGCGAGGACACCAACTCCGAGCTGTCGACCATGGCCAAGGCGTTCCCCGGCAACTCCAAGTCGGTGCCGGACTTCGTGAACGACGATGAGCTGTTCAAGAAGGCCTTCGAGATCTACCAGGCGGGCTACCCGGCGAACGAGTTCACCGGACTTCCTGTCGCGGAAGAGCTGATGCGAGTGCTCGGCGAGCAGCTGCAGGCAGCTTTCGACGGACAGCAGTCGATCGACGATGCGCTGAAGAGGGCGCAGGACGCCTGGATGGCGGAGTTCTGA